GTGTGAACCCAACGGGCGGAGCCATGTACGTCGTCGGACTGGATATCGGCTATTCGAATGTGAAGATCGCGGCAGGGCCTCGCGGAGACCTGCAGCGACTCATCGTGCGCCCGGCCGGAGCCGCTCCGCGGGAGCGTCTGGGCGAGCGCATCGGCGCGGCCGCGGAGGAGGGCAGCGCGACGGGCACGGCCGTCGATCGGCCGGTCCCGGTCGATCTGGACGGCGTGCTCTGGGCGGCGGCAATCGAGCCCGAGCGCTTCGAGGACTGGCAGCGCCCGCTGCACGAAGACTATCCGGCCACCCCGAGCTATCACGCCCTGGCCCTGGCCGCGCTGCAGCTGACGGGGCAGCGCGCCATCGACGTGGTCGTGACCGGGCTGCCGGTCGCCCAAGCCGGCGACCCTCGCCGTCGGGAGCGCCTGAAGCGGCTTCTGACCGGGCGGCACGGCAACGGCGAGGCGCGCCTCGAGGTCGGGGAGGTGCGGGTCGTTCCGCAGCCGATCGGCGCCTACCTCGATCTGGTCTATGCCGCGACGGACGAGGAGATCCTCGAGCGCATCGAGACCGGCACCGTCATCGTGCTGGACGCCGGCTTCTATTCCTTCGATTGGGCGCTCGTCGTCAAAGGGGAGCTGCGCCGCAGCGCCAGCGGCACCAGCCTGGAGGCCATGTCGGTGCTGCTGGAGCGGGCCGCCCAGGAAGCCGCGGCCGAGGCGGGCGGCAAACCCCAGCCGCTGGGTCTGGAGGCCGCACTGCGTGCCGGGCGCGCACATGTGCTGCAGGCCGGACATCGCCTGTCGGTGCCGACCCTGCTCGGGCGTGTGGCCGGACCGGTCTGCGCGGTCGCCCTGGAGAGCCTGCGCCGATCCCTGCGCCGCGAGAGCGCGAGCGTGGATCTTGTGTTGATCGCCGGAGGCGGCGGAAGCTATTACGTGCGGGCGGCGGCCGGGCTGTTTCCGGGTGCGACGGTCGTGGTGGCCCCGGATCCGATCGGTGCGAACGCACGGGGGTTTCATCGCTATGCCGGCTGAGGCGCGCTCCCGCGATCTGCTGCGTGCCGTGGTCAACATCGGCCCGTCCCAGCCCGAGCTGCTCGCGGATCTCGTGCAGTTGCCCAAGCGCTCGCGGGCCGCCCGGCTGCGCCACCTCGCCGCCGTCGGGTTGTTGACG
The sequence above is drawn from the Thiocapsa rosea genome and encodes:
- a CDS encoding ParM/StbA family protein encodes the protein MYVVGLDIGYSNVKIAAGPRGDLQRLIVRPAGAAPRERLGERIGAAAEEGSATGTAVDRPVPVDLDGVLWAAAIEPERFEDWQRPLHEDYPATPSYHALALAALQLTGQRAIDVVVTGLPVAQAGDPRRRERLKRLLTGRHGNGEARLEVGEVRVVPQPIGAYLDLVYAATDEEILERIETGTVIVLDAGFYSFDWALVVKGELRRSASGTSLEAMSVLLERAAQEAAAEAGGKPQPLGLEAALRAGRAHVLQAGHRLSVPTLLGRVAGPVCAVALESLRRSLRRESASVDLVLIAGGGGSYYVRAAAGLFPGATVVVAPDPIGANARGFHRYAG